A single window of Shewanella sp. Choline-02u-19 DNA harbors:
- a CDS encoding retention module-containing protein has protein sequence MKSIITTQAGHIQNLTGTVTATVNGTEKQVAVGELIPEGTLLSVPEDSFVEIQFDDGSLISSNTETTNSLSASPAEENVSSDTALDEIAEIQALIASGEDPTEGPDTAAGNSNGGNGGSSGFLSVSRSANETIAASGFTTAGADQAQFTETRDIDLSVDNIPSILVNDSNSITEDGIATGNVLDNDADGDDALTVVSFEVNGQSLTAGTTVELDGGSLVINEDGSYTFTPNDNWNGSVPVITYTTNTGSTATLTLEVTPVDDASLLANDSQTIDEDNVATGNVLDNDVDVDSDLTVVSFEVDGQTVTAGSTIELDGGSLVINADGSYTFTPNDNWNGSVPVITYTTNTGSTATLTLEVTPVDDASLLANDSQTIDEDGIATGNVLDNDGDVDSNLTVVSFEVDGQTVTAGSTVELDGGSLVINADGSYTFTPNDNWNGNVPVITYTTNTGSTATLTIEVTPVDDVSVLANDSQTIDEDGIATGNVLDNDGDVDSDLTVVSFEVDGQTVTAGSTVELDSGSRYQ, from the coding sequence ATGAAGTCGATTATAACAACACAGGCTGGTCATATTCAAAACCTTACAGGCACAGTAACTGCCACCGTAAATGGTACAGAAAAACAAGTGGCGGTAGGTGAATTGATCCCTGAAGGTACTCTCTTATCTGTGCCTGAAGATAGCTTTGTTGAAATTCAGTTTGACGATGGCAGCCTTATATCATCAAATACTGAAACGACTAATTCCCTATCAGCTAGCCCTGCTGAAGAAAATGTTTCAAGTGATACTGCTTTAGATGAGATTGCAGAAATTCAAGCCCTTATCGCATCTGGCGAAGACCCAACTGAGGGGCCTGATACAGCAGCAGGTAATAGCAATGGAGGTAATGGAGGAAGTTCAGGTTTCCTCTCAGTCTCAAGAAGTGCAAACGAAACCATTGCAGCGTCAGGTTTTACCACTGCTGGCGCTGACCAGGCTCAGTTTACAGAAACAAGAGATATCGATCTTAGTGTTGATAATATCCCCTCTATATTAGTCAATGATAGTAATTCAATTACTGAAGATGGTATCGCTACCGGAAACGTCCTCGATAATGATGCAGATGGTGATGACGCTCTTACCGTCGTGAGTTTTGAAGTTAACGGTCAAAGCCTTACTGCTGGTACCACGGTAGAACTCGATGGCGGATCTTTAGTTATCAATGAAGATGGCTCTTACACCTTCACTCCAAATGATAACTGGAATGGCAGCGTTCCTGTCATTACATACACCACCAATACAGGCTCAACAGCAACACTGACCCTTGAAGTCACGCCTGTTGATGACGCTAGTCTATTAGCCAACGACAGCCAAACTATCGACGAAGACAACGTTGCTACTGGCAATGTATTAGATAACGATGTTGATGTAGACAGCGATTTAACCGTGGTTAGCTTTGAAGTCGATGGCCAAACGGTTACCGCTGGCAGTACGATAGAACTCGATGGTGGCTCATTAGTGATCAATGCTGATGGCTCTTACACCTTCACCCCAAATGATAACTGGAATGGCAGCGTTCCTGTCATTACATACACGACCAATACAGGCTCAACAGCAACACTGACCCTTGAAGTCACGCCTGTTGATGACGCTAGTCTATTAGCCAACGACAGCCAAACTATCGACGAAGATGGCATTGCCACTGGCAATGTATTAGATAACGATGGTGATGTAGACAGCAATTTAACCGTGGTTAGCTTTGAAGTCGATGGCCAAACGGTTACCGCTGGCAGTACGGTAGAACTCGATGGTGGCTCATTAGTGATCAATGCTGATGGCTCTTACACCTTCACCCCAAATGATAACTGGAATGGCAATGTCCCTGTCATTACTTACACGACCAACACGGGCTCAACAGCGACACTCACGATTGAAGTGACGCCAGTTGATGACGTCAGTGTATTAGCCAACGACAGTCAAACTATCGACGAAGATGGCATTGCCACTGGCAACGTATTAGATAACGATGGTGATGTCGACAGCGATTTAACCGTGGTTAGCTTTGAAGTCGATGGCCAAACGGTTACCGCTGGCAGTACGGTAGAACTCGATAGTGGCTCTCGTTATCAATGA
- a CDS encoding Ig-like domain-containing protein: MTLEVTPVDDASLLANDSQTIDEDSVATGNVLDNDADVDSDLTVVSFEVDGQTVTAGSTVALEGGSRYQCRWLLHLHSK; the protein is encoded by the coding sequence CTGACCCTTGAAGTCACGCCTGTTGATGACGCTAGTCTATTAGCCAACGACAGCCAAACTATCGACGAAGACAGCGTTGCCACTGGCAATGTGTTAGATAACGATGCTGATGTAGACAGCGATCTAACCGTGGTTAGCTTTGAAGTCGATGGCCAAACGGTTACCGCTGGCAGTACGGTAGCACTTGAAGGCGGCTCTCGTTATCAATGCAGATGGCTCTTACACCTTCACTCCAAATGA
- a CDS encoding Ig-like domain-containing protein, with protein MKAALVINADGSYTFTPNDNWNGNVPVITYTTNTGSTATLTIEVTPVDDASVLANDSQTIDEDSVATGNVLDNDADVDSDSTVVSFEVDGQTVTAGSTVELDSGSRYQ; from the coding sequence TTGAAGGCGGCTCTCGTTATCAATGCAGATGGCTCTTACACCTTCACTCCAAATGATAACTGGAATGGCAATGTCCCTGTCATTACATACACAACGAATACGGGCTCAACAGCAACACTCACGATTGAAGTCACGCCAGTAGATGACGCCAGTGTATTAGCAAACGACAGCCAAACTATCGACGAAGACAGCGTTGCCACTGGCAATGTGTTAGATAACGATGCTGATGTAGACAGCGATTCAACCGTGGTTAGCTTTGAAGTCGATGGCCAAACGGTTACCGCTGGCAGTACGGTAGAACTCGATAGTGGCTCTCGTTATCAATGA
- a CDS encoding Ig-like domain-containing protein, protein MAAFDFEPTDNYYGPVTFDYIATDADGDIDTGTVNITVTNNDESVTAGDDGYTV, encoded by the coding sequence ATGGCAGCATTTGACTTTGAGCCGACAGACAACTATTACGGCCCGGTGACTTTTGATTACATCGCGACTGACGCAGATGGTGACATCGACACCGGTACGGTCAACATCACCGTCACCAATAACGACGAGAGCGTCACTGCTGGCGACGACGGCTACACCGTTTGA
- a CDS encoding Ig-like domain-containing protein, with the protein MTLTGQAQNIAVANGTVVIADNGSMTFEPTDNYYGPVTFDYIATDADGDIDTGTVNITNHQ; encoded by the coding sequence GTGACCCTCACCGGTCAAGCACAAAACATTGCGGTTGCTAACGGCACCGTGGTGATCGCCGATAACGGCAGCATGACCTTTGAGCCGACAGACAACTATTACGGCCCGGTGACTTTTGATTACATCGCGACTGACGCAGATGGTGACATCGACACCGGTACGGTCAACATCACAAATCACCAATAA
- a CDS encoding Ig-like domain-containing protein, with protein MTVTNGVVNIAADGSMTFEPTDNYYGPVTFDYIATDADGDIDTGTVNITVTNNDEGVTAGDDGYTVLEDGSVALNLLGNDVAPDGGLAINRSMA; from the coding sequence ATTACCGTCACTAACGGCGTGGTGAATATTGCCGCCGATGGCAGCATGACCTTTGAGCCGACAGACAACTATTACGGCCCTGTCACCTTTGATTACATCGCGACTGACGCAGATGGTGACATCGACACCGGTACGGTCAACATCACCGTCACCAATAACGACGAAGGCGTCACTGCTGGTGACGACGGCTACACCGTACTTGAAGATGGCAGTGTGGCACTGAACTTACTCGGTAACGATGTGGCACCGGATGGCGGCCTCGCTATCAATCGATCAATGGCGTGA
- a CDS encoding Ig-like domain-containing protein — MAASLSIDQWRDPHRSQSITVTNGVVNIAADGSMTFEPTDNYYGPVTFDYIATDADGDIDTGTVNITVTNNDEGVTAYTVLEDGGVALN; from the coding sequence ATGGCGGCCTCGCTATCAATCGATCAATGGCGTGACCCTCACCGGTCACAGAGTATTACCGTCACTAACGGCGTGGTGAATATTGCCGCCGATGGCAGCATGACCTTTGAGCCGACAGACAACTATTACGGCCCGGTGACTTTTGATTACATCGCGACTGACGCAGATGGTGACATCGACACCGGTACGGTCAACATCACCGTCACCAATAACGACGAAGGCGTCACTGCTTACACCGTACTTGAAGATGGCGGTGTGGCACTGAACTGA
- a CDS encoding Ig-like domain-containing protein: MTVTGDCVANGTVVIADNGSMTFEPTDNYYGPVTFDYIATDADGDIDTGTVNITVTNNDEGVTAGDDGYTVLEDGSVALDLLGNEDGKCGTGVTY, from the coding sequence GTGACCGTCACCGGTGATTGCGTTGCTAACGGCACCGTGGTGATCGCCGATAACGGCAGCATGACCTTTGAGCCGACAGACAACTATTACGGCCCTGTCACCTTTGATTACATCGCGACTGACGCAGATGGTGACATCGACACCGGTACGGTCAACATCACCGTCACCAATAACGACGAAGGCGTCACTGCTGGCGACGACGGCTACACCGTACTTGAAGATGGCAGTGTGGCACTGGACTTACTCGGTAACGAAGATGGCAAGTGTGGCACCGGTGTAACTTACTAA
- a CDS encoding Ig-like domain-containing protein, with amino-acid sequence MAQNIAVANGTVVIADNGSMTFEPTDNYYGPVTFDYIATDADGDIDTGTVNITVTNNDEGVTAGDDGYTVLEDGSVALNLLGNDVAPDGGLAINRSMA; translated from the coding sequence TTGGCACAAAACATTGCGGTTGCTAACGGCACCGTGGTGATCGCCGATAACGGCAGCATGACCTTTGAGCCGACAGACAACTATTACGGCCCTGTCACCTTTGATTACATCGCGACTGACGCAGATGGTGACATCGACACCGGTACGGTCAACATCACCGTCACCAATAACGACGAAGGCGTCACTGCTGGTGACGACGGCTACACCGTACTTGAAGATGGCAGTGTGGCACTGAACTTACTCGGTAACGATGTGGCACCGGATGGCGGCCTCGCTATCAATCGATCAATGGCGTGA
- a CDS encoding Ig-like domain-containing protein encodes MTLTGQAQSITVTNGVVNIAADGSMTFEPTDNYYGPVTFDYIATDADGDIDTGTVNITVTNNDEGVTAMWHRWRAIHRSMA; translated from the coding sequence GTGACCCTCACCGGTCAAGCACAGAGTATTACCGTCACTAACGGCGTGGTGAATATTGCCGCCGATGGCAGCATGACCTTTGAGCCGACAGACAACTATTACGGCCCTGTCACTTTTGATTACATCGCGACTGACGCAGATGGTGACATCGACACCGGTACGGTCAACATCACCGTCACCAATAACGACGAAGGCGTCACTGCGATGTGGCACCGATGGCGGGCTATCCACCGATCAATGGCGTGA
- a CDS encoding Ig-like domain-containing protein: MVNIAADGSMTFEPTDNYYGPVTFDYIATDADGDIDTGTVNITVTNNDEGVTAGDDGYTVLEDGSVALNLLGNDVAPDGGLAINRSMA; encoded by the coding sequence GTGGTGAATATTGCCGCCGACGGCAGCATGACCTTTGAGCCGACAGACAACTATTACGGCCCTGTCACTTTTGATTACATCGCGACTGACGCAGATGGTGACATCGACACCGGTACGGTCAACATCACCGTCACCAATAACGACGAAGGCGTCACTGCTGGCGACGACGGCTACACCGTACTTGAAGATGGCAGTGTGGCACTGAACTTACTCGGTAACGATGTGGCACCGGATGGCGGCCTCGCTATCAATCGATCAATGGCGTGA
- a CDS encoding Ig-like domain-containing protein produces the protein MITVTNGVVNRWRFTADGSMTFEPTDNYYGPVTFDYIATDAPFDADGDIDTGTVNITVTNNDEGVTAGDDGYTVLEDGSVALNLLGNDVAPDGGLAINRSMA, from the coding sequence ATGATTACGGTCACTAACGGCGTGGTGAACCGGTGGCGGTTCACCGCCGATGGCAGCATGACCTTTGAGCCGACAGACAACTATTACGGCCCTGTCACCTTTGATTACATCGCGACTGACGCACCTTTTGACGCAGATGGTGACATCGACACCGGTACGGTCAACATCACCGTCACCAATAACGACGAAGGCGTCACTGCTGGCGACGACGGCTACACCGTACTTGAAGATGGCAGTGTGGCACTGAACTTACTCGGTAACGATGTGGCACCGGATGGCGGCCTCGCTATCAATCGATCAATGGCGTGA
- a CDS encoding cadherin-like domain-containing protein produces the protein MAVANGTVVIADNGSMTFEPTDNYYGPVTFDYIATDAHRW, from the coding sequence ATTGCGGTTGCTAACGGCACCGTGGTGATCGCCGATAATGGCAGCATGACCTTTGAGCCGACAGACAACTATTACGGCCCTGTCACCTTTGATTACATCGCGACTGACGCACATCGATGGTGA
- a CDS encoding Ig-like domain-containing protein, which produces MSRRRRLHRDADGEDGSVALLNLLGNDVAPDGGLAIQSINGVTLTGQAQNIAVANGTVVIADNGSMTFEPTDNYYGPVTFDYIATDADGDIDTGTVNITVTNNDEGVTAGDDGYTVLEDGSVALNLLGNDVAPDGGLAINRSMA; this is translated from the coding sequence TTGAGCCGACGACGACGGCTACACCGTGACGCAGATGGTGAAGATGGCAGTGTGGCACTGCTGAACTTACTCGGTAACGATGTGGCACCGGATGGCGGCCTCGCTATCCAATCGATCAATGGCGTGACCCTCACCGGTCAAGCACAAAACATTGCGGTTGCTAACGGCACCGTGGTGATCGCCGATAACGGCAGCATGACCTTTGAGCCGACAGACAACTATTACGGCCCTGTCACCTTTGATTACATCGCGACTGACGCAGATGGTGACATCGACACCGGTACGGTCAACATCACCGTCACCAATAACGACGAAGGCGTCACTGCTGGCGACGACGGCTACACCGTACTTGAAGATGGCAGTGTGGCACTGAACTTACTCGGTAACGATGTGGCACCGGATGGCGGCCTCGCTATCAATCGATCAATGGCGTGA
- a CDS encoding Ig-like domain-containing protein, whose protein sequence is MTLTGQAQSITVTNGVVNIAADGSMTFEPTDNYYGPVTFDYIATDADGDIDTGTVNITVTNNDEGVTAGDDGYTVLEDGSVALNLLGNDVAPDGGLAINRSMA, encoded by the coding sequence GTGACCCTCACCGGTCAAGCACAGAGTATTACCGTCACTAACGGCGTGGTGAATATTGCCGCCGATGGCAGCATGACCTTTGAGCCGACAGACAACTATTACGGCCCGGTGACTTTTGATTACATCGCGACTGACGCAGATGGTGACATCGACACCGGTACGGTCAACATCACCGTCACCAATAACGACGAAGGCGTCACTGCTGGCGACGACGGCTACACCGTACTTGAAGATGGCAGTGTGGCACTGAACTTACTCGGTAACGATGTGGCACCGGATGGCGGCCTCGCTATCAATCGATCAATGGCGTGA
- a CDS encoding Ig-like domain-containing protein, whose protein sequence is MTLTGQAQSITVTNGVVNIAADGSMTFEPTDNYYGPVTFDYIATDADGDIDTGTVNITVTNNDEGVTAGDDGYTVLEDGSVALNLLGNDVAPDGGLAINRSMA, encoded by the coding sequence GTGACCCTCACCGGTCAAGCACAGAGTATTACCGTCACTAACGGCGTGGTGAATATTGCCGCCGATGGCAGCATGACCTTTGAGCCGACAGACAACTATTACGGCCCTGTCACCTTTGATTACATCGCGACTGACGCAGATGGTGACATCGACACCGGTACGGTCAACATCACCGTCACCAATAACGACGAAGGCGTCACTGCTGGTGACGACGGCTACACCGTACTTGAAGATGGCAGTGTGGCACTGAACTTACTCGGTAACGATGTGGCACCGGATGGCGGCCTCGCTATCAATCGATCAATGGCGTGA